The Amblyomma americanum isolate KBUSLIRL-KWMA chromosome 3, ASM5285725v1, whole genome shotgun sequence genome window below encodes:
- the LOC144126103 gene encoding replication factor C subunit 4 isoform X2 translates to MHAFLKSANPNLALPKEKTKEPKQTAKKPVHMPWVEKYRPKTVDDVAHQDEVVSVLKKSLQGADLPNLLFYGPPGTGKTSTILALARELFGDMYKSRILELNASDERGIQVVREKIKTFSQLTANAVGPDGKPCPPFKIVILDEADSMTASAQAALRRTMEKETKSTRFCLICNYISRIIDPLTSRCSKFRFKPLPKEVLIERLRNICTAEGVQCEDEVLDFLMDACEGDMRRAITLFQSVSRLKCDEPVASNDVAEVAGIIPKQWVDDLLASCASNSYEKLSVTVEDLVLEGFAASQLFSQLHDAIVLSSNYNDKQKSAITEKLAICDHRLLEGADEYLQIMDLCVTIMNQVCNVQH, encoded by the exons ATGCATGCTTTCCTGAAATCAGCGAACCCAAACTTGGCCCTCCCTAAGGAGAAGACCAAGGAGCCGAAGCAGACGGCGAAAAAACCTGTGCACATGCCATGGGTTGAAAAATA CCGCCCGAAAACTGTAGACGATGTGGCTCACCAAGATGAAGTTGTGTCAGTTCTGAAGAAGTCGCTTCAGGGAGCGGAC CTCCCGAATCTCCTGTTCTATGGGCCTCCAGGAACGGGAAAGACGTCCACCATACTCGCCTTGGCGCGAGAACTATTCGG GGATATGTACAAGAGCCGCATCTTGGAGCTGAATGCCTCTGATGAACGTGGTATCCAGGTTGTCAGAGAGAAAATCAAAACCTTCTCACAACTCACGGCAAATGCTGTGGGACCAGA TGGAAAACCATGTCCACCTTTCAAGATTGTAATATTGGATGAAGCAGATTCAATGACAGCCAGTGCTCAG GCAGCTCTTCGCCGTACCATGGAGAAGGAGACCAAGTCGACACGTTTCTGCCTTATTTGTAACTACATAAGCAG GATCATAGACCCGCTCACATCTCGATGTTCAAAGTTTCGATTCAAGCCTTTGCCAAAGGAGGTTCTGATAGAACGGCTGCGTAACATCTGCACAGCTGAAGGAGTACAGTGTGAAGACGAG GTGCTGGACTTTCTCATGGATGCCTGTGAAGGAGACATGCGGCGAGCTATTACCCTCTTCCAGAGTGTTTCACGGCTCAAATGTGATGAGCCTGTCGCATCTAATGATGTAGCTGAAGTTGCAGGG ATCATCCCGAAGCAGTGGGTTGATGACCTGCTTGCCAGCTGTGCATCGAACTCATATGAGAAGCTGAGTGTAACAGTAGAG gaccTGGTGCTTGAAGGTTTTGCAGCATCACAACTTTTCAGCCAGTTGCACGATGCCATTGTATTAAGCAGCAACTACAATGACAAGCAAAAGTCTGCAATAACTGAAAAACTTGCG ATATGCGACCATCGGCTGCTTGAGGGTGCTGATGAGTACCTTCAGATAATGGACTTGTGCGTTACCATCATGAACCAAGTTTGTAATGTCCAGCACTAG
- the LOC144126103 gene encoding replication factor C subunit 4 isoform X1 has translation MHAFLKSANPNLALPKEKTKEPKQTAKKPVHMPWVEKYRPKTVDDVAHQDEVVSVLKKSLQGADLPNLLFYGPPGTGKTSTILALARELFGDMYKSRILELNASDERGIQVVREKIKTFSQLTANAVGPDGKPCPPFKIVILDEADSMTASAQAALRRTMEKETKSTRFCLICNYISRIIDPLTSRCSKFRFKPLPKEVLIERLRNICTAEGVQCEDEVLDFLMDACEGDMRRAITLFQSVSRLKCDEPVASNDVAEVAGIIPKQWVDDLLASCASNSYEKLSVTVEVEHHMQQSPLTREEPYAEYRDLVCIITQLGLKF, from the exons ATGCATGCTTTCCTGAAATCAGCGAACCCAAACTTGGCCCTCCCTAAGGAGAAGACCAAGGAGCCGAAGCAGACGGCGAAAAAACCTGTGCACATGCCATGGGTTGAAAAATA CCGCCCGAAAACTGTAGACGATGTGGCTCACCAAGATGAAGTTGTGTCAGTTCTGAAGAAGTCGCTTCAGGGAGCGGAC CTCCCGAATCTCCTGTTCTATGGGCCTCCAGGAACGGGAAAGACGTCCACCATACTCGCCTTGGCGCGAGAACTATTCGG GGATATGTACAAGAGCCGCATCTTGGAGCTGAATGCCTCTGATGAACGTGGTATCCAGGTTGTCAGAGAGAAAATCAAAACCTTCTCACAACTCACGGCAAATGCTGTGGGACCAGA TGGAAAACCATGTCCACCTTTCAAGATTGTAATATTGGATGAAGCAGATTCAATGACAGCCAGTGCTCAG GCAGCTCTTCGCCGTACCATGGAGAAGGAGACCAAGTCGACACGTTTCTGCCTTATTTGTAACTACATAAGCAG GATCATAGACCCGCTCACATCTCGATGTTCAAAGTTTCGATTCAAGCCTTTGCCAAAGGAGGTTCTGATAGAACGGCTGCGTAACATCTGCACAGCTGAAGGAGTACAGTGTGAAGACGAG GTGCTGGACTTTCTCATGGATGCCTGTGAAGGAGACATGCGGCGAGCTATTACCCTCTTCCAGAGTGTTTCACGGCTCAAATGTGATGAGCCTGTCGCATCTAATGATGTAGCTGAAGTTGCAGGG ATCATCCCGAAGCAGTGGGTTGATGACCTGCTTGCCAGCTGTGCATCGAACTCATATGAGAAGCTGAGTGTAACAGTAGAG GTGGAACACCATATGCAACAGTCGCCTCTCACCAGGGAGGAGCCTTATGCCGAGTATCGTGATCTGGTATGCATAATTACACAGTTAGGGCTGAAATTTTAG